From one Tsukamurella tyrosinosolvens genomic stretch:
- a CDS encoding histidine phosphatase family protein — protein MTVILLRHGRSTANTSGVLAGRAEGVALDDAGRAQAADLVGRLADVDLVAAVRSPLLRCEQTLAPLAAAHGLTPEVDDRLVEVDYGAWTGRAIKDLLQEPLWKVVQQQPSAAVFPDGEGLADVQARAVAAIREADRRFTEEHGPGAVWVACSHGDVIKAVVADALGTHLDQFQRLFVAPASVSVVTYGPARPLVQCVNSSGSVTLPKRPAKEATVGGEA, from the coding sequence GCTCGCGGGCCGGGCCGAGGGCGTCGCGCTCGACGACGCCGGCCGCGCCCAAGCCGCCGACCTCGTCGGCCGCCTCGCCGACGTCGACCTGGTGGCGGCCGTCCGCTCCCCGCTCCTGCGCTGCGAGCAGACCCTCGCACCGCTCGCCGCCGCGCACGGCCTCACGCCCGAGGTCGACGACCGGCTCGTCGAGGTCGACTACGGCGCGTGGACCGGCAGGGCGATCAAGGACCTCCTGCAGGAGCCGCTGTGGAAGGTCGTGCAACAGCAGCCGTCCGCGGCGGTCTTCCCGGACGGGGAGGGCCTCGCCGACGTCCAGGCCCGCGCCGTCGCGGCCATCCGTGAGGCCGACCGCCGGTTCACCGAGGAGCACGGCCCCGGCGCCGTGTGGGTCGCGTGCAGCCACGGCGACGTCATCAAGGCCGTCGTCGCCGACGCGCTCGGCACGCACCTCGACCAGTTCCAGCGGTTGTTCGTCGCGCCGGCGTCGGTGTCCGTCGTGACCTACGGGCCGGCGCGCCCGCTCGTGCAGTGCGTCAACTCGTCCGGTAGCGTCACGCTGCCCAAACGTCCAGCCAAGGAGGCCACGGTGGGAGGCGAGGCATGA
- a CDS encoding DUF3090 domain-containing protein gives MSRSVHVFRTPDRFVVGTVGQPGDRAFYLQAVHESRIVSVLLEKQQVEVLAERIAALLDEVARRFGTAMPGADTPVTDLQPLVMPVDAEFRVGTMGLGWDSEEKAVVIELLAITEQELDESVVLADDAEEGPDAVRVFLTPVAAREFANRSEKVLGAGRPACPLCGEPLDADGHMCVRLNGYRRGSAFGAEDE, from the coding sequence ATGAGCCGCTCCGTCCATGTTTTCCGCACCCCCGACAGGTTCGTCGTGGGCACCGTCGGGCAGCCCGGCGATCGTGCCTTCTACCTGCAGGCCGTGCACGAATCCCGCATCGTCTCGGTGCTCCTGGAGAAGCAACAGGTCGAGGTGCTCGCCGAGCGGATCGCCGCGCTGCTCGACGAGGTGGCCCGCCGCTTCGGCACCGCGATGCCCGGCGCCGACACGCCGGTCACCGACCTGCAGCCGCTCGTGATGCCCGTCGACGCGGAGTTCCGTGTCGGCACCATGGGCCTCGGCTGGGACTCCGAGGAGAAGGCGGTGGTCATCGAGCTGCTCGCGATCACCGAGCAGGAGCTCGACGAGTCCGTGGTGCTGGCCGACGACGCCGAGGAGGGACCCGACGCGGTCCGCGTCTTCCTCACGCCCGTCGCGGCGCGCGAGTTCGCGAACCGCTCCGAGAAGGTGCTCGGCGCCGGTCGTCCGGCGTGCCCGCTGTGCGGCGAACCGCTCGATGCCGACGGGCACATGTGTGTGCGCCTCAACGGCTATCGCCGTGGCTCCGCCTTCGGCGCCGAGGACGAATAG
- a CDS encoding SCO1664 family protein — protein sequence MDLTVDLESADLTILGRITSASNATLLCDLGDTGERAVYKPIRGEVPLWDFPDGTLAGREVASYRVSEALGWGLIPETVLRDGPLGPGMVQRWVVEPDDSPELIDLFPLDGVPDGYLKVFTGYVEDADAPDGIAEVALAHADDPRLRRLAVLDVLINNADRKGGHVLTGPDGRVQGVDHGICLHAAPKLRTVLWGWSGRPVGDELLADVESFRAAPPDLTGLITDEEQDALVARAAVLLELGAMPLPTPSRPIPWPPF from the coding sequence GTGGATCTCACGGTGGACCTCGAGAGCGCAGACCTGACGATCCTCGGCCGGATCACCAGCGCCTCCAACGCCACCCTCCTGTGCGATCTCGGCGACACGGGGGAGCGCGCGGTCTACAAGCCGATCCGCGGCGAGGTGCCGCTGTGGGACTTCCCCGACGGGACGCTCGCCGGCCGCGAGGTCGCCTCGTACCGGGTGTCCGAGGCGCTCGGCTGGGGCCTCATCCCCGAGACCGTGCTGCGCGACGGCCCGCTCGGCCCGGGGATGGTGCAACGGTGGGTCGTCGAACCGGACGACAGCCCGGAGCTCATCGACCTGTTCCCGCTCGACGGGGTGCCCGACGGCTATCTCAAGGTCTTCACCGGCTACGTCGAGGATGCGGACGCGCCGGACGGGATCGCCGAGGTCGCACTCGCGCACGCCGACGACCCGCGGCTGCGCCGCCTGGCCGTGCTCGACGTGCTCATCAACAACGCCGACCGCAAGGGCGGCCACGTGCTCACCGGCCCGGACGGCCGCGTCCAGGGCGTCGACCACGGCATCTGCCTGCACGCCGCGCCGAAGCTCCGCACGGTGCTGTGGGGCTGGTCCGGGCGGCCCGTCGGCGACGAGCTGCTCGCCGACGTCGAGTCCTTCCGGGCAGCCCCTCCGGACCTGACCGGACTGATCACCGACGAGGAGCAGGACGCCCTCGTCGCGCGGGCGGCGGTCCTGCTCGAGCTCGGCGCGATGCCGCTGCCGACACCGAGCCGGCCGATCCCGTGGCCGCCGTTCTGA
- a CDS encoding DUF692 domain-containing protein — translation MTGTVPALGPLGLGWRREIAGVIADLRPGFCEVIAESVRIRRGRAEPDPLLVELRDRGVPLVPHGVALSLGGADELEPERMHRLTACAEALDAPLVSEHIAFVRAGGIEAGHLLPVPRTREALDVLVRNITRMQDALPVPLAVENIAAFLRWPEEEYTEAEFLAALLERTGALLVLDVANVYANALNRGRDPQDELSRLPVDRIAYSHVAGGSEGGGRYHDTHTDPVNAGVLALVTALRERVDVPFMLERDGRYPPAAELFDELDAIAAAAGCAPITQHARKK, via the coding sequence ATGACCGGCACCGTCCCCGCCCTCGGACCGCTCGGCCTGGGCTGGCGGCGCGAGATCGCGGGCGTGATCGCCGACCTGCGACCGGGGTTCTGCGAGGTCATCGCCGAATCCGTCCGGATCCGACGGGGCCGCGCCGAGCCCGACCCGCTGCTCGTCGAGCTGCGCGACCGCGGGGTCCCCCTGGTGCCGCACGGCGTCGCGCTCTCGCTGGGCGGGGCCGACGAGCTCGAGCCGGAACGGATGCACCGTCTGACGGCCTGCGCCGAGGCCCTCGACGCTCCCCTGGTCAGCGAGCACATCGCCTTCGTCCGTGCGGGCGGCATCGAGGCCGGGCACCTCCTGCCCGTGCCGCGCACGCGAGAAGCACTCGACGTTCTGGTCCGCAACATCACGCGGATGCAGGACGCCCTGCCGGTACCGCTCGCGGTGGAGAACATCGCCGCGTTCCTGCGCTGGCCCGAGGAGGAGTACACCGAGGCGGAGTTCCTCGCCGCACTGCTGGAGCGCACCGGAGCCCTGCTCGTGCTCGACGTGGCCAACGTCTACGCCAATGCCCTCAACCGGGGCCGCGACCCGCAGGACGAGCTGTCCCGGTTGCCCGTCGACCGGATCGCCTACAGCCACGTCGCCGGCGGGTCCGAGGGCGGCGGCCGCTACCACGACACGCACACCGACCCGGTGAACGCGGGCGTGCTGGCGCTGGTCACGGCGCTGCGGGAACGCGTGGACGTGCCGTTCATGCTGGAGCGTGACGGGCGCTACCCGCCCGCCGCCGAGCTCTTCGACGAACTCGACGCGATCGCCGCGGCAGCGGGTTGCGCGCCGATCACGCAGCACGCGCGGAAAAAGTGA
- a CDS encoding TIGR04222 domain-containing membrane protein produces the protein MSRNDFENVLDNLFPTESRWFLYCLLGGIAFALTWRFLTAVRRPVVEHPPLTVAEIACLRSWQAPLVAAMGLLRAGGHLDADGRADPARPLPPTADDFTRRMLHRLDGSQFSVTLLLHDQLQPLRDLEDGLARRGYLRTSSERWRTRFGAMPLAAVVVAGVLCTPVLAITGRYPVEAAVMSFLVPSVLTAVFLLPPAGIGAAHHPRGKAAPRGRAGSRELPAAVAAAGFRHLRRRGGGPVRRPLRHRRPVADRPPVRGGDGRCGRDRQRRLRIVLRQLLHLRRILLQRRRIVVRRRRRLRRRGRLRRLSRPSRLRPVPRTGPSAARAPRSRRSTHQEVNVMSRTTLERVLETLLPTDTRWFLLLLLGGIAFALAWRFVTAPRRRRVGEPPLTPVELACVRSRQAPVVVALAELRTGGHVSSVRQMSGPPLPRDADPFVRAVHAYCDDVSSYTVNEVTLALSDELDALEERVAARGYLRSEADRWRMRLGAAPVTAAAVGGVITAFVRLVVLGHHEVPLVTGFLVPGLITTIVVAPHLWSVGRDTRAGKRLLRAEKDRLEYLAPSRKPAWATYGSAAVGPSVAVFGTAALWQFDGAFAENVELAGSAEASGEGGGSCGGASCGGDGGGGCGGCGGCGGCGGCGG, from the coding sequence ATGTCCCGCAATGATTTCGAGAACGTCCTCGACAATCTGTTCCCCACCGAGTCCCGCTGGTTCCTGTACTGCCTGCTCGGCGGCATCGCCTTCGCTCTGACCTGGCGTTTCCTGACCGCGGTCCGGCGCCCGGTCGTCGAGCACCCACCGCTCACCGTGGCGGAGATCGCCTGCCTGCGTTCCTGGCAGGCGCCGCTCGTCGCGGCGATGGGCCTGCTCAGGGCGGGTGGGCACCTCGACGCCGACGGTCGCGCCGACCCCGCCCGACCGCTGCCGCCCACCGCGGACGACTTCACCCGGCGCATGCTGCACCGGCTCGACGGCTCGCAGTTCTCCGTGACCCTGCTGCTCCACGACCAGCTGCAGCCCCTGCGAGACCTGGAGGACGGTCTCGCACGGCGGGGCTACCTGCGCACCAGCAGTGAGCGCTGGCGCACCCGGTTCGGTGCGATGCCGCTCGCCGCCGTCGTGGTCGCGGGGGTCCTGTGCACGCCCGTACTGGCCATCACCGGGCGTTATCCGGTAGAGGCGGCGGTCATGTCCTTCCTCGTCCCGTCCGTGCTCACGGCGGTCTTCCTCCTCCCCCCCGCTGGCATCGGCGCCGCGCACCACCCGCGCGGGAAAGCGGCTCCTCGCGGCCGAGCAGGCTCGCGCGAGCTACCTGCGGCCGTCGCTGCGGCCGGCTTTCGGCACCTACGGCGCCGCGGCGGTGGGCCTGTCCGTCGCCCTCTTCGGCACCGCCGCCCTGTGGCAGATCGACCCCCGGTACGCGGCGGCGATGGCCGTTGCGGGCGGGACCGGCAGCGGCGGCTCCGGATCGTCCTGCGGCAGCTCCTTCACCTGCGGCGGATCCTCCTGCAGCGGCGGCGGATCGTCGTGCGGCGGAGGAGGCGGCTGCGGCGGCGGGGGCGGCTGCGGAGGCTGAGCCGCCCCTCTCGGCTCCGACCTGTTCCACGCACCGGCCCTTCAGCAGCGAGGGCGCCGCGGTCTCGCCGATCCACTCACCAGGAGGTGAACGTCATGTCCCGCACCACGCTCGAGCGCGTCCTCGAAACACTCCTGCCCACCGACACCCGGTGGTTCCTGCTCCTGCTCCTCGGCGGCATCGCGTTCGCTCTGGCCTGGCGATTCGTGACCGCGCCCCGTCGGCGCCGCGTCGGCGAACCGCCGCTGACACCCGTCGAGTTGGCGTGCGTGCGGAGCCGGCAGGCCCCCGTCGTCGTGGCGCTGGCCGAGCTGCGCACGGGCGGACACGTGAGCTCGGTACGGCAGATGTCCGGGCCGCCGCTGCCGCGGGACGCCGACCCGTTCGTCCGTGCCGTTCACGCGTACTGCGACGACGTGTCGTCGTACACGGTCAACGAGGTCACCCTCGCGCTGTCGGACGAGCTCGACGCGCTCGAGGAGCGCGTCGCCGCCCGGGGCTACCTGCGCTCCGAGGCGGACCGCTGGCGGATGCGACTCGGCGCCGCCCCGGTGACCGCCGCCGCCGTGGGCGGCGTGATCACGGCCTTCGTGCGCCTCGTCGTGCTGGGGCACCACGAGGTTCCGCTCGTGACCGGGTTCCTGGTGCCGGGACTGATCACGACGATCGTCGTGGCTCCGCACCTGTGGTCCGTCGGACGTGACACCCGCGCCGGGAAGCGACTGCTCCGTGCCGAGAAGGACCGCCTGGAGTACCTCGCGCCCTCCCGGAAGCCCGCCTGGGCGACGTACGGCTCCGCCGCCGTCGGACCGTCCGTGGCCGTCTTCGGCACGGCCGCCCTGTGGCAGTTCGACGGGGCGTTCGCCGAGAACGTCGAGCTGGCCGGCAGCGCCGAGGCCTCCGGTGAGGGCGGCGGGTCGTGCGGGGGCGCCTCCTGCGGCGGCGACGGGGGCGGAGGCTGCGGGGGCTGCGGGGGTTGTGGCGGCTGCGGCGGGTGCGGAGGATGA
- the mshC gene encoding cysteine--1-D-myo-inosityl 2-amino-2-deoxy-alpha-D-glucopyranoside ligase, producing the protein MRSWPTPTVPTVPGPSVPLRLYDTSDAAVRPVNPGAVAGMYVCGITPYDATHLGHAATYLAFDLVNRVLRDNGHEVHYVQNVTDVDDPLFERAERDGIDWRDLGARETDLFREDMEALRVIPPRDYIGAVESVGEVVDYVGKLLDNGSAYVVDDAEFPDVYYRSDATEQFGYESGYDRATMETFFAERGGDPERPGKRDSIDPILWRAERPGEPSWPSPQGPGRPGWHIECAAIAANRLGATFDIQGGGSDLIFPHHEYSAAHVEAATGERRFARHYVHAAMIGLDGEKMSKSRGNLVFVSKLRRSGVDPAAIRLGLFEGHYRQDRPWSDEVLQRALARLDLWRRAFRASSGPDGDEVIARVRRYLADDLDTPHALAAIDAWAEKAVTVGGPDTGAPAAVATAIDALLGVPAAA; encoded by the coding sequence ATGCGTTCCTGGCCGACCCCCACCGTCCCCACCGTGCCCGGACCGTCGGTCCCGCTGCGCCTGTACGACACGTCCGACGCGGCGGTCCGCCCCGTCAACCCCGGCGCGGTGGCCGGCATGTACGTCTGCGGTATCACCCCGTACGACGCCACACACCTCGGTCACGCCGCCACGTACCTCGCGTTCGACCTGGTCAACCGAGTGCTGCGGGATAACGGCCACGAGGTGCACTACGTGCAGAACGTGACCGACGTCGACGATCCCCTCTTCGAGCGGGCCGAGCGCGACGGCATCGATTGGCGCGACCTCGGCGCCCGGGAGACGGACCTGTTCCGCGAGGACATGGAGGCGCTCCGGGTCATTCCTCCCCGCGACTACATCGGCGCCGTCGAATCGGTCGGCGAGGTCGTGGACTACGTCGGCAAGCTGCTGGACAACGGATCGGCGTACGTCGTCGACGATGCCGAGTTCCCGGACGTCTACTACCGTTCCGACGCCACGGAGCAGTTCGGCTACGAGTCGGGCTACGACCGCGCGACCATGGAGACGTTCTTCGCCGAGCGCGGCGGCGACCCGGAGCGGCCCGGCAAGCGCGACAGCATCGACCCGATCCTGTGGCGCGCCGAGCGGCCCGGCGAACCGTCGTGGCCGTCGCCGCAGGGTCCGGGCCGCCCCGGCTGGCACATCGAGTGCGCCGCGATCGCCGCGAACCGCCTGGGCGCGACGTTCGACATCCAGGGCGGCGGCAGCGACCTGATCTTCCCGCACCACGAGTACTCCGCGGCGCACGTCGAGGCCGCGACCGGCGAGCGGCGGTTCGCCCGGCACTACGTGCACGCGGCCATGATCGGCCTCGACGGCGAGAAGATGTCCAAGAGCCGCGGCAACCTCGTCTTCGTCTCGAAGCTGCGCCGCTCCGGCGTCGACCCCGCCGCGATCCGGCTCGGGCTGTTCGAGGGACACTACCGCCAGGACCGCCCGTGGTCCGACGAGGTGCTGCAGCGAGCTCTGGCGCGACTCGACCTGTGGCGCCGCGCTTTCCGGGCGTCCTCGGGACCGGACGGCGACGAGGTCATCGCCCGCGTCCGCCGGTACCTGGCGGACGATCTGGATACCCCGCACGCCCTCGCCGCGATCGACGCCTGGGCCGAGAAGGCCGTCACCGTCGGCGGTCCCGACACCGGCGCGCCGGCCGCCGTGGCGACGGCGATCGACGCGCTGCTCGGCGTACCTGCCGCGGCCTGA
- a CDS encoding PAC2 family protein, with translation MESARPARTLIEVTSFPKLDRPVLIAAFEGWNDAGDAASGAVEHLELTWDAQLITEVDSDDFYDFQVNRPIIKQVDGVTRAVEWPSTTLSVCRPPKADRDVVLLRGTEPNFRWRAFCDQLLSIFTELHIDSVVILGSLLADTPHTRPVPVTGAGYDAESAKRFGLEQNRYEGPTGITGVLQDACVRAGFPAVSFWAAVPHYVSQPPNPKATVALLQRVEQVLDLAVPLNDLPTRAEAWEASVTEMTEDDEDVADYVRGLEERGDAEAKDVEQHIDADAIAEEFEKYLRRRDPGTGP, from the coding sequence ATCGAATCCGCACGACCGGCGCGTACTCTGATCGAAGTGACGTCCTTCCCGAAGCTCGACCGCCCGGTCCTCATCGCGGCGTTCGAGGGCTGGAACGACGCGGGTGACGCCGCGTCGGGCGCCGTCGAGCACCTCGAACTGACCTGGGACGCCCAGCTCATCACCGAGGTCGACTCCGACGACTTCTACGACTTCCAGGTCAACCGGCCCATCATCAAGCAGGTCGACGGGGTGACCCGGGCCGTCGAGTGGCCGTCGACCACGCTCTCCGTGTGCCGGCCGCCCAAGGCGGACCGCGACGTGGTGCTGCTCCGTGGCACCGAGCCGAACTTCCGTTGGCGCGCCTTCTGCGATCAGCTGCTGTCGATCTTCACCGAGCTGCACATCGACAGCGTGGTGATCCTGGGCTCGCTCCTCGCGGACACCCCGCACACCCGCCCCGTCCCGGTGACCGGCGCCGGCTACGACGCGGAGTCCGCGAAGCGCTTCGGCCTGGAGCAGAACCGGTACGAGGGTCCCACCGGGATCACCGGCGTGCTGCAGGACGCGTGCGTGCGGGCGGGATTCCCCGCCGTCTCGTTCTGGGCCGCGGTGCCGCACTACGTCTCCCAGCCCCCGAACCCGAAGGCCACCGTCGCGTTGCTCCAGCGGGTGGAGCAGGTTCTCGACCTCGCGGTGCCGCTCAACGATCTGCCGACCCGTGCCGAGGCGTGGGAGGCCTCGGTGACGGAGATGACGGAGGACGATGAGGATGTCGCCGACTACGTGCGGGGGCTCGAGGAGCGCGGCGACGCGGAGGCGAAGGACGTCGAGCAGCACATCGACGCCGACGCGATCGCGGAGGAGTTCGAGAAGTACCTGCGCCGGCGGGACCCGGGCACGGGCCCCTAG
- the metH gene encoding methionine synthase, with translation MTRTHQQPLQSSFLEAASSRVLIGDGAMGTMLQAADLTLDDFLGLEGCNEILNDTRPDVLEGIHRAYFAAGADAVETNTFGCNLSNLGDYDIADRIRELSEKGVAIARKVADEFAADGTPRFVLGSIGPGTKLPTLGHTSFAVIRDAYAEAARGMLDGGADAFLIETCQDILQSKAAVLGCHAAMEELGRRIPIIVHVTVETTGTMLLGSEIGAALTALEPLGIDMIGLNCATGPAEMSEHLRHLSRHSTIPVSVMPNAGLPVLGKNGAEYPLTPEELAEALSGFVAEFGLSFVGGCCGTTPEHIRQVAEAVRGTERLQRVPETESAVSSLYTSVPFAQDSSILMIAERTNSNGSKAFREAMLAGDHDKCVDIAKDQVRDGAHMLDLNVDYVGRDGAADMAALASRFATASTLPVMIDSTEPAVIRAGLEHLGGRCAVNSVNYEDGDGPESRFTKIMEQVVAHGAAVVALTIDEEGQARTAEWKVRIAERLIADLTGNWGLSLDDVIIDPLVFPISTGQEEVRRDALETIEAVKILHAKYPSLHFTVGLSNVSFGLNPAARQVLNSVFLHELTEAGLDSAILHASKILPMSRIEDVQRETALDLVYDRRGLDGLQSQGDPDYNPLSKLMELFEGVSAAGARESRAQELAKLPLFERLERRIVDGEREGLDADLDAALQEKPALAIINETLLSGMKTVGELFGSGQMQLPFVLQSAEVMKAAVAYLEPHMEKSEDDAGKGRIVLATVKGDVHDIGKNLVDIILSNNGYEVVNIGIKQPIAAIVEAAEDKHADVIGMSGLLVKSTVVMKENLEELNTRGLGEKYPVLLGGAALTRAYVENDLAEVYAGEVSYARDAFEGLRLMDDIMALKRGDGPDPDSPEALAAAEKARERKERHARSRRIAEKRKAEAAPVVVPDRSDVALDFEVATPPFWGTRVVKGIAISEYASLLDERALFFGQWGLRGARKGEGPSYEELVETEGRPRLRYWLDKLKAEKILDHAAVVYGYFPAVSHGNVIDVLESPEPDAPVRYSFEFPRQQRGRFLAISDFIRDRETAIARGEVDVLPFQLVTMGQPIADAANELFAANSYRDYLELHGIGVQLTEALAERWHQRVRQELILPGGRKVADTDPTAVTDFFDLKYLGARYSFGYGACPDLEDRAKMVDLLQPERIGVELSEELQLHPEQSTDAFVLTHPEAKYFNT, from the coding sequence ATGACCCGTACGCATCAGCAGCCGCTGCAGTCGAGTTTCCTGGAGGCGGCCTCGAGCCGTGTTCTCATAGGCGACGGTGCGATGGGCACGATGTTGCAGGCAGCGGACCTGACCCTGGACGATTTCCTGGGGCTGGAGGGCTGCAACGAGATCCTCAACGACACCCGGCCGGACGTGCTGGAGGGGATCCACCGTGCGTACTTCGCCGCCGGCGCCGACGCGGTGGAGACCAACACCTTCGGCTGCAACCTGAGCAATCTCGGCGATTACGACATCGCCGATCGCATCCGGGAACTGTCGGAGAAGGGCGTCGCGATCGCCCGGAAGGTCGCCGACGAGTTCGCTGCGGACGGCACGCCCCGGTTCGTCCTGGGCTCGATCGGGCCCGGGACCAAGCTGCCGACGCTGGGCCACACGTCGTTCGCGGTGATCCGCGACGCGTACGCGGAGGCCGCGCGCGGCATGCTCGACGGTGGCGCCGACGCCTTCCTCATCGAGACCTGCCAGGACATCCTGCAGTCGAAGGCCGCGGTGCTGGGCTGCCATGCCGCGATGGAGGAGTTGGGTCGGCGGATCCCGATCATCGTGCACGTCACGGTGGAGACCACCGGCACGATGCTGCTCGGTTCGGAGATCGGTGCCGCGCTCACGGCGCTGGAGCCGCTGGGCATCGACATGATCGGGCTCAACTGCGCCACCGGCCCGGCGGAGATGAGCGAGCACCTGCGGCACCTGTCGCGGCATTCGACGATCCCCGTCTCGGTCATGCCGAACGCGGGCCTGCCCGTGCTGGGCAAGAACGGCGCCGAGTACCCGCTCACTCCGGAGGAGCTGGCGGAGGCCCTGTCCGGGTTCGTCGCCGAGTTCGGGCTGAGCTTCGTCGGCGGCTGCTGCGGTACCACCCCGGAGCACATCCGGCAGGTCGCCGAGGCGGTGCGCGGAACCGAGCGCCTGCAGCGGGTTCCCGAGACCGAGAGCGCGGTCAGCTCGCTGTACACCTCGGTGCCGTTCGCGCAGGACAGCTCGATCCTGATGATCGCCGAGCGCACGAACTCCAACGGCTCCAAGGCCTTCCGCGAGGCGATGCTGGCCGGCGATCACGACAAGTGCGTCGACATCGCCAAGGACCAGGTGCGCGACGGCGCCCACATGCTCGACCTCAACGTCGACTACGTCGGCCGCGACGGCGCCGCGGACATGGCGGCGCTGGCGTCCCGGTTCGCGACCGCGTCGACACTGCCGGTGATGATCGACTCGACCGAGCCGGCGGTGATCCGGGCCGGCCTGGAGCACCTGGGCGGACGGTGCGCCGTGAACTCGGTGAACTACGAGGACGGCGACGGCCCGGAGTCGCGGTTCACCAAGATCATGGAGCAGGTCGTGGCGCACGGCGCCGCGGTCGTGGCTCTCACGATCGACGAGGAGGGCCAGGCCCGCACCGCCGAGTGGAAGGTGCGGATCGCCGAGCGGCTCATCGCCGACCTCACCGGCAACTGGGGCCTGTCGCTCGACGACGTCATCATCGATCCACTGGTCTTCCCGATCTCCACCGGCCAGGAGGAGGTCCGGCGCGACGCACTCGAGACCATCGAGGCCGTGAAGATCCTGCACGCGAAGTACCCGAGCCTGCACTTCACCGTCGGCCTGTCGAACGTCTCGTTCGGGTTGAACCCCGCCGCGCGGCAGGTGCTGAACTCGGTGTTCCTGCACGAGCTCACGGAGGCCGGGCTCGACTCCGCGATCCTGCACGCGTCGAAGATCCTGCCGATGAGCAGGATCGAGGACGTGCAGCGCGAGACCGCGCTGGACCTGGTCTACGACCGCCGCGGCCTCGACGGGCTGCAGTCGCAGGGCGACCCGGACTACAACCCGCTGTCGAAGCTGATGGAGCTGTTCGAGGGCGTCTCGGCGGCCGGTGCGCGTGAGTCCCGCGCGCAGGAGCTCGCGAAGCTGCCGCTGTTCGAGCGGCTGGAGCGGCGCATCGTCGACGGCGAGCGGGAGGGCCTGGACGCCGATCTGGACGCGGCGCTGCAGGAGAAGCCTGCGCTGGCGATCATCAACGAGACGCTGCTGTCCGGCATGAAGACCGTCGGTGAGCTGTTCGGCTCCGGCCAGATGCAGTTGCCCTTCGTGCTGCAGTCCGCCGAGGTGATGAAGGCGGCCGTCGCCTACCTCGAGCCGCACATGGAGAAGTCGGAGGACGACGCGGGTAAGGGCCGGATCGTGCTCGCCACTGTCAAGGGCGATGTGCACGACATCGGCAAGAACCTCGTCGACATCATCCTGTCCAACAACGGCTACGAGGTGGTCAACATCGGCATCAAGCAGCCGATTGCCGCCATCGTCGAGGCCGCGGAGGACAAGCACGCCGACGTGATCGGCATGTCCGGCCTGCTCGTGAAGTCGACCGTGGTGATGAAGGAGAACCTCGAGGAGCTCAACACCCGCGGCCTGGGGGAGAAGTACCCCGTGCTGCTGGGCGGCGCTGCCCTGACCCGCGCCTACGTCGAGAACGACCTGGCGGAGGTGTACGCGGGCGAGGTCAGCTACGCCCGCGACGCCTTCGAGGGCCTGCGTCTGATGGACGACATCATGGCGCTCAAGCGCGGCGACGGGCCAGACCCCGACAGCCCCGAGGCCCTGGCGGCTGCGGAGAAGGCCCGCGAGCGCAAGGAGCGGCACGCCCGCAGCCGCCGTATCGCCGAGAAGCGCAAGGCCGAGGCGGCGCCGGTCGTGGTGCCGGACCGCTCCGACGTGGCGCTGGACTTCGAGGTTGCCACCCCGCCGTTCTGGGGCACCCGCGTCGTCAAGGGCATCGCGATCAGCGAGTACGCGTCCCTGCTCGATGAGCGCGCACTGTTCTTCGGCCAGTGGGGCCTGCGCGGCGCCCGGAAGGGCGAGGGCCCGTCGTACGAGGAACTCGTGGAGACCGAGGGCCGGCCCCGGCTGCGGTACTGGCTCGACAAGCTCAAGGCGGAGAAGATCCTCGACCACGCCGCCGTCGTCTACGGCTACTTCCCGGCGGTGAGCCACGGCAACGTCATCGACGTGCTGGAGTCACCGGAACCCGATGCGCCCGTGCGGTACTCGTTCGAGTTCCCGCGGCAGCAGCGGGGCCGGTTCCTCGCGATCTCGGACTTCATCCGCGACCGCGAGACCGCTATCGCGCGCGGCGAGGTCGACGTGCTGCCCTTCCAGCTGGTCACCATGGGGCAACCGATCGCCGACGCCGCGAACGAGCTGTTCGCGGCCAACAGCTACCGCGACTACCTGGAGCTGCACGGCATCGGCGTTCAGCTCACGGAGGCGCTCGCGGAGCGCTGGCACCAGCGGGTGCGGCAGGAGTTGATCCTGCCCGGCGGTCGTAAGGTCGCCGACACGGACCCGACGGCGGTCACCGACTTCTTCGACCTCAAGTACCTCGGCGCGCGCTACAGCTTCGGCTACGGCGCCTGCCCGGACCTCGAGGACCGCGCGAAGATGGTCGACCTGCTGCAGCCCGAGCGGATCGGCGTGGAGCTGTCCGAGGAGCTGCAGTTGCACCCGGAGCAGTCCACCGACGCCTTCGTCCTCACCCACCCCGAGGCGAAGTACTTCAACACCTAG